From Brassica oleracea var. oleracea cultivar TO1000 chromosome C3, BOL, whole genome shotgun sequence, a single genomic window includes:
- the LOC106331262 gene encoding peptidyl-prolyl cis-trans isomerase CYP59, which yields MSVLIVTSLGDIVIDLHSTKCPLTCKNFLKLCKIKYYNGCLFHTVQKDFTAQTGDPTGTGLGGDSIYKFLYGEQARFFRDEIHLDLKHSKTGTVSMASAGENLNASQFYFTLRDDLDYLDGKHTVFGEIAEGLDTLTRINEAYVDAKNRPYKNIRIKHTYILEDPFEDPTQLADMIPDASPEGNPKEEVEVDVRLEDDWVPLDEQLGADELEEIIRAKAAHSSAVVLESIGDIPEAEVKPPENVLFVCKLNPVTEDEDLHTIFSRFGTVISADVIRDFKTGDSLCYAFIEFEEKAACEQAYNKMDNALIDDRRIHVDFSQSVSKLWSQFRQKDSQKGKGNGCFKCGSTDHVAKDCVGGGNQASKFIVKDQNRQHGGGEGYDMVFEGDIAERPKREKSHDKDKIRRRSPGGYGEGKKQDRDEGRSPGGYDEGKRRDKDEGRSGRVYGEGKRRDRDEGDTEDKAASKYDGRRDHREDVRERDRRYDDGVSREKKHRERNERESREDEERRRRRRHEEMRDDRWSDKGRRRERRDR from the exons ATGTCTGTTCTTATTGTGACAAGTCTTGGGGACATTGTCATCGATTTGCACTCCACTAAATGCCCTTTGACTTGCAAGAACTTCCTCAAGCTCTGCAA GATCAAGTACTACAATGGGTGCCTCTTCCACACTGTTCAAAAGGATTTCACTGCCCAAACTGGTGATCCTACTGGTACTGGACTTGGCGGTGATTCCATCTACAA ATTTCTGTATGGTGAGCAGGCTCGCTTTTTCCGAGATGAGATTCATCTTGATTTAAAACACTCCAAAACTGGCACTGTTTCTATGGCTAGTGCTGGAGAAAATCTCAATGCTTCCCAG TTTTATTTCACACTTCGTGATGATCTAGACTATCTTGATGGGAAACACACT GTGTTTGGGGAGATTGCCGAGGGGCTTGACACGTTGACTAGGATAAACGAAGCTTATGTTGATGCCAAAAACAGACCTTATAAAAACATTAGAATCAAGCACACATATATACTTGAAGATCCCTTTGAAGATCCCACCCAATTGGCTGACATGATACCAGATGCTTCCCCGGAAGGAAACCCCAAGGAAGAGGTCGAAGTTGACGTGCGTCTTGAAGATGATTGGGTTCCATTGGATGAACAACTTGGTGCTGATGAACTGGAGGAGATTATCCGTGCGAAAGCTGCCCATTCTAGTGCTGTTGTACTTGAAAGT ATAGGAGATATCCCAGAGGCCGAGGTCAAGCCTCCTGAAAATGTGCTGTTTGTCTGCAAACTGAATCCTGTGACTGAG GACGAGGATCTGCATACTATTTTCTCACGCTTTGGAACTGTCATATC GGCTGATGTAATCCGGGACTTCAAAACAGGTGACAGTTTGTGCTACGCTTTTATAG AGTTTGAGGAGAAGGCGGCATGCGAACAAGCATATAATAAG ATGGACAATGCTCTGATAGATGATAGAAGAATACATGTGGACTTCAGTCAGAGTGTGTCCAAACTTTGGTCACAGTTCCGGCAGAAAGACTCACAAAAGGGTAAAG GGAATGGATGTTTCAAATGTGGGTCGACGGATCATGTAGCCAAGGACTGTGTGGGTGGTGGTAATCAGGCTTCAAAGTTCATCGTAAAAGATCAAAACAGACAGCACGGAGGAGGTGAAGGCTATGATATGGTGTTTGAGGGAGATATAGCTGAAAGGCCCAAGAGGGAGAAGAGTCATGACAAGGACAAGATTCGAAGGAGAAGTCCTGGTGGCTATGGTGAAGGCAAAAAACAAGACAGAGATGAAGGGAGAAGTCCTGGTGGCTATGATGAAGGCAAAAGACGAGACAAAGATGAAGGGAGAAGTGGTCGTGTCTATGGTGAAGGCAAAAGAAGAGATAGAGATGAAGGTGACACGGAGGACAAGGCAGCTAGTAAGTACGATGGTAGAAGAGATCATAGGGAAGATGTGAGAGAGAGGGACAGAAGGTATGATGATGGTGTGAGTAGGGAGAAGAAACACAGGGAAAGAAATGAAAGAGAGAGTAGGGAAGATGAAGAGAGAAGAAGAAGGAGACGCCATGAAGAGATGAGAGACGATCGTTGGAGTGACAAGGGGAGGAGAAGAGAGAGAAGGGATAGGTGA
- the LOC106331271 gene encoding protein unc-45 homolog A — protein MASAASGKVEKGHQLYREGKYREALLFYTEALSAAKSKSQKIALHSNRAACYLKLHDFKQAAEECTWVLELDQKHSGALMLRAQTLVTLKDYHSALFDVTRLLDLNPDSDVYQNLESRLRTQLSLAPIPESEAELEDDEEQEDTAEQSTRKDEILDKRFESLVSITRHVRNKGEEVFAPKTPEVREDKSKDDGSFSNAWQAIPKPKGHSTLDYARWNTVQNHDSSEDDDSDEDSDEEDQPQYRFRVRTVGVRPVK, from the exons ATGGCATCGGCGGCGTCAGGGAAGGTGGAGAAGGGGCACCAGCTCTACAGGGAGGGCAAGTACAGGGAGGCTCTTCTCTTCTACACCGAGGCTCTCTCGGCGGCTAAGTCCAAGTCCCAGAAGATCGCTCTTCACAGCAACCGCGCCGCCTGTTATTTGAAATTGCACGATTTCAAACAG GCAGCAGAAGAATGCACGTGGGTGCTGGAGCTTGATCAGAAACACAGCGGTGCTTTGATGCTCAGGGCCCAGACTTTAGTCACTCTTAAAGATTACCATTCTGCTCTTTTTGATGTCACCAGGCTCTTGGACTTGAACCCTGATTCTGATGTTTACCAAAACCTCGAGTCTCGCTTGAGGACGCAGTTG TCCCTTGCTCCAATTCCTGAATCTGAAGCAGAGTTGGAAGACGATGAAGAACAAGAAGACACAGCTGAACAGTCAACTAGGAAAGATGAGATATTAGATAAGAGGTTTGAGTCATTAGTTTCCATCACAAGACATGTAAGAAACAAGGGGGAAGAAGTCTTTGCACCTAAAACACCTGAGGTTAGAGAAGACAAGAGCAAGGACGATGGGTCATTCTCCAATGCATGGCAAGCCATCCCTAAGCCCAAGGGTCATTCCACACTCGATTATGCCCGTTGGAATACAGTTCAAAACCACGACTCCAGCGAAGATGATGACAGCGATGAAGACAGTGACGAGGAGGATCAGCCTCAGTACAGATTCCGTGTTAGAACCGTCGGTGTGCGTCCTGTGAAGTGA
- the LOC106331261 gene encoding probable LRR receptor-like serine/threonine-protein kinase At1g56140, with protein MPTCLHLSVWFILCIFGSIHLVRSQNRTGATTDPDEARALNSIFAAWRIPAPREWNISGELCSGAAMDDGVTIDDKAYNPLIKCDCTFNGSTICRITALKVYAMDAIGPIPPQLWTLTLLTNLNLAQNYLTGSLSPAIGNLTRMEWLTFGINALSGPVPKEIGLLTELKLLGISSNKFSGSIPAEIGNCTKLQQIYMDSSDFTGAIPSSFANLVELQTAWMMDLGVTGRIPDFIGRWTKLTALRIVGTDLSGPIPSSFSNLTSLTELRLGDISNGSSSLEFIKDMTSLSVLVLRNSNLTGTIPSYIGQFSSLKQVDLSFNKLHGPIPASLFNLSQLTHLFLGNNTLNGSLPTQKSQTLSNIDVSYNDLSGIPPSWVNLPNLQLNLVANNFTLESLDNRDLPGLNCLQKNFPCNRGKALYSDFAINCGGQQIRSASGAVFEREDGALGPASFVVSDEQRWGASSVGLFGGSSNIYIVTLLSQFINTLDSELFQSARLSASSLRYYGLGLENGGYTVTLQFAEIQIIGSSSNTWRGLGRRRFDIYVQGRLVERDFDIRRTANDSTVRAVVKEYKVNVSENYIEIHLFWAGKGTCCIPIQGAYGPLISAVSAKPDFIPTVANKPPSKGNNRTGTIVGVIVGLGLLSIIAGVVILIIRKRRKRYTDDEEILNMDVKPYTFSYSELKTATQDFNPSNKLGEGGFGPVYKGNLNDGREVAVKQLSVGSRQGKGHFVAEIVAISTVMHRNLVKLYGCCYEGDHRLLVYEYLPNGSLDQALFGGDIKKTLHLDWPTRFEICMGVARGLAYLHEEGSVRIVHRDVKASNILLDSNLVPKVSDFGLAKLYDDKKTHISTKVAGTVGYLAPEYAMRGHLTEKTDVYAFGIVVLELVSGRGNADESLEGEKRYLLEWAWNLHEKSHEVELIDRELTEFNVEEVKRMIGIALLCTQASHAVRPPMSRVVAMLSGDVEVSEVTSKPIYLPDWRFDDTTRSSFSAFQTKDTGASGSYSTSFVTPAENDFKPMLGVKINDGR; from the exons ATGCCCACGTGCCTGCACCTCAGTGTCTGGTTCATCTTGTGTATATTCGGTTCGATTCACCTGGTTCGATCTCAAAACCGAACCGGAGCCACTACTGATCCCGACGAAG CGCGAGCTTTGAACTCCATCTTTGCCGCTTGGAGGATCCCTGCGCCCAGGGAATGGAACATCAGCGGCGAACTTTGCTCCGGCGCCGCCATGGACGACGGCGTCACCATCGACGACAAAGCATACAACCCTCTTATCAAATGCGACTGCACGTTCAACGGCTCAACAATCTGCCGCATCACCGCCCT CAAGGTTTATGCGATGGATGCTATAGGACCTATACCTCCACAGCTCTGGACTTTGACACTCCTTACAAATCT GAACCTGGCTCAAAATTATCTTACGGGCTCCCTTTCCCCTGCAATTGGAAATCTGACTCGAATGGAATGGCT GACTTTTGGGATCAATGCCTTGTCTGGCCCCGTTCCCAAGGAAATTGGTCTGCTTACAGAATTGAAATTGCT TGGTATTAGTTCAAATAAATTTTCTGGCTCTATACCAGCTGAGATTGGGAATTGCACAAAACTACAGCAAAT ATACATGGATAGTTCTGATTTCACCGGGGCCATACCTTCATCATTTGCTAATCTTGTGGAGCTGCAAACCGC TTGGATGATGGATCTGGGAGTTACAGGTCGTATACCTGACTTTATAGGAAGATGGACCAAACTTACTGCCTT GAGAATTGTCGGAACTGATTTAAGTGGTCCCATACCGTCGTCATTTTCCAACTTAACTTCTTTAACAGAACT GAGGCTTGGTGATATATCCAACGGAAGCTCTTCTCTTGAGTTCATCAAAGACATGACATCTCTAAGTGTACT AGTATTGAGGAACAGCAATCTCACTGGGACAATACCCTCTTATATTGGACAATTCTCAAGTCTCAAACAAGT TGATTTAAGCTTCAACAAACTACATGGACCAATTCCGGCTTCATTGTTCAATTTAAGTCAACTTACTCACTT GTTTCTGGGGAATAATACGTTGAATGGTTCCTTGCCCACTCAAAAGAGCCAGACTTTGAGCAATAT AGATGTTTCGTACAATGATTTGTCTGGAATTCCTCCTTCGTGGGTCAACTTACCGAACTTGCAACT CAACCTTGTTGCCAACAACTTCACCTTAGAAAGTCTTGACAACAG GGATTTACCAGGACTGAACTGCCTGCAGAAAAACTTCCCTTGCAATCGAGGCAAAGCATTAT ATTCTGACTTTGCTATCAACTGCGGAGGCCAACAAATACGGTCAGCTAGCGGAGCAGTATTTGAAAGGGAGGACGGGGCTCTTGGACCAGCTTCATTCGTCGTGAGTGATGAACAGAGATGGGGAGCCAGTAGTGTAGGACTTTTTGGCGGTAGTAGTAATATATACATAGTGACTTTACTATCACAATTTATCAACACTTTGGACTCGGAGCTTTTTCAATCAGCAAGACTTTCCGCATCTTCCCTAAGGTATTATGGGTTGGGGCTAGAAAATGGAGGCTATACAGTAACACTTCAGTTTGCTGAAATACAAATTATTGGTTCTTCTTCAAACACTTGGAGAGGTTTAGGTAGAAGACGTTTTGACATTTATGTTCAG GGAAGACTTGTTGAAAGGGATTTTGATATACGCAGAACAGCTAACGACTCTACCGTCCGAGCAGTTGTGAAAGAATATAAAGTTAATGTATCAGAAAATTACATCGAAATTCATCTTTTCTGGGCTGGAAAAGGAACATGTTGTATTCCCATTCAAGGTGCTTATGGGCCATTAATATCTGCCGTCAGTGCAAAACCAG ATTTTATACCAACTGTGGCTAACAAGCCACCATCAAAGGGAAATAACAGGACTGGAACCATTGTGGGTGTCATTGTTGGCCTGGGACTTTTGAGCATCATTGCGGGAGTGGTTATCTTAATCATCCGAAAAAGAAGAAAGCGATACACAGATGATGAAG AGATACTGAACATGGACGTGAAGCCTTACACTTTTTCTTACTCTGAACTTAAAACTGCAACTCAAGATTTCAATCCCTCAAACAAGCTTGGAGAAGGAGGATTTGGGCCTGTTTATAAG GGAAACCTGAATGATGGACGAGAGGTGGCGGTAAAACAGTTGTCGGTTGGATCCAGACAAGGAAAGGGACACTTTGTTGCAGAAATAGTAGCAATTTCTACAGTTATGCACCGCAACCTAGTAAAACTTTATGGATGTTGCTATGAAGGAGATCATCGTTTGCTCGTCTATGAGTATCTCCCCAATGGAAGTCTTGATCAGGCACTATTTG GAGGTGATATTAAAAAGACTTTACATCTTGATTGGCCAACCCGTTTTGAGATATGCATGGGAGTGGCTAGGGGTCTAGCCTACCTCCACGAGGAGGGGAGTGTTCGAATAGTACACAGGGATGTGAAGGCCAGTAACATTTTGCTTGACTCTAATCTGGTCCCTAAAGTCTCTGATTTTGGTCTGGCAAAGCTATACGATGACAAGAAAACCCACATAAGTACCAAAGTGGCTGGGACCGT TGGATATCTTGCGCCCGAGTATGCCATGCGTGGACACCTAACAGAGAAAACGGATGTGTACGCCTTTGGTATTGTGGTACTTGAGCTAGTGAGTGGAAGGGGAAACGCAGATGAGAGCCTTGAGGGTGAAAAAAGATATCTTCTCGAATGGGCGTGGAATCTACACGAGAAAAGTCATGAAGTGGAGCTTATTGATCGTGAGCTAACTGAATTCAACGTGGAAGAAGTGAAACGCATGATAGGCATTGCTCTGCTGTGCACTCAAGCATCTCATGCTGTTAGACCACCAATGTCACGAGTGGTGGCCATGCTTTCAGGAGACGTTGAGGTGAGTGAGGTGACCTCTAAGCCAATCTACCTACCCGACTGGAGATTTGATGACACCACAAGGTCCTCTTTCAGCGCCTTTCAAACCAAAGACACGGGCGCTTCTGGATCCTACTCCACCAGCTTTGTGACGCCCGCAGAGAACGACTTTAAGCCTATGCTTGGAGTCAAAATCAATGACGGGAGATGA
- the LOC106331263 gene encoding nucleolar protein 56: MAMYLLYESSSGYGLFEAHGLDEIGQNTEAVRSSVSDLSRFGRVVQLTAFHPFESALDALNQVNAVSEGVMTDELRSFLELNLPKVKEGKKPKFSLGTSEPKLGSHILEATKIPCQSNEFVLELLRGVRLHFDRFIKDLKPGDLEKSQLGLAHSYSRAKVKFNVNRVDNMVIQAIFLLDTLDKDINSFAMRVREWYSWHFPELVKIVNDNYLYARVSKMIDDKSKLTEDHIPMLTEVLGDEDKAKEVVEAGKASMGQDLSPLDLINVQTFAQKVMDLADYRKKLYDYLVSKMSDIAPNLAALIGEMVAARLISHAGSLTNLAKCPSSTLQILGAEKALFRALKTRGNTPKYGLIFHSSFIGRASAKNKGRIARYLANKCSIASRIDCFADGATTAFGEKLREQVEERLDFYDKGVAPRKNVDVMKEVIENLQNKDEEGKDASGKKSKKKKAKGEEEEEAAVDEEKSEKKKKKEKRKMETEEENEKSEKKKKKSKSAGGDEETEDGGQSKKKSKKKKSKSEE; encoded by the exons ATGGCTATGTATCTTCTCTACGAGTCTTCTTCTGGGTATGGCCTCTTCGAGGCGCACGGTCTTGATGAGATTGGACAGAACACTGAGGCCGTCCGTAGCTCAGTCTCCGACCTAAGTCGCTTTGGCCGTGTTGTCCAGCTCACAGCGTTTCACCCCTTTGAGTCTGCGCTCGATGCCCTCAACCAAGTTAACGCCGTCTCTGAAG GTGTTATGACTGATGAGCTTAGAAGTTTCCTGGAGTTGAATCTTCCTAAAGTCAAGGAAGGCAAGAAACCCAAGTTCAGCTTAGGAACCTCTGAGCCTAAACTCGGTTCCCACATTTTGGAAGCCACCAAAATCCCCTGCCAGAGCAATGAGTTCGTTCTTGAGCTTCTCCGTGGTGTGCGTCTCCATTTTGACAGGTTCATCAAGGACCTCAAG CCTGGCGATCTGGAAAAATCTCAACTTGGGTTAGCTCACAGCTACAGCAGAGCCAAGGTCAAGTTCAATGTTAACCGAGTGGATAACATGGTTATTCAGGCCATTTTCCTCCTTGACACCCTTGATAAGGATATCAACTCCTTTGCCATGAGAGTCAG GGAATGGTACTCGTGGCACTTCCCCGAGCTAGTGAAGATAGTAAATGACAATTATCTTTACGCCCGTGTTTCAAAGATGATTGATGACAAGTCAAAGCTGACAGAAGACCACATCCCCATGCTTACTGAAGTCTTGGGGGATGAGGATAAAGCAAAGGAGGTCGTCGAAGCTGGGAAAGCATCCATGG GCCAGGATTTATCACCGCTTGACTTGATCAACGTACAGACCTTTGCTCAGAAAGTTATGGACCTCGCTGACTACAGAAAGAAGCTCTACGATTACCTTGTTTCTAAGATGAGCGACATTGCCCCTAATCTGGCGGCTTTGATTGGAGAAATGGTCGCTGCCCGTCTGATTTCACATGCTGGAAGTCTCACTAACCTTGCTAAATGCCCATCTTCCACCCTCCAGATCCTTGGAGCCGAGAAGGCGCTTTTCAG GGCTCTTAAAACACGTGGAAACACACCCAAGTATGGGTTGATCTTCCATTCGTCCTTCATTGGCCGAGCATCTGCCAAGAACAAGGGACGTATCGCTCGTTATCTTGCAAACAAGTGCTCTATAGCCTCCCGTATTGATTGTTTCGCTG ATGGTGCAACAACAGCATTTGGTGAGAAGCTTAGGGAACAAGTAGAGGAAAGGCTGGACTTTTATGACAAGGGTGTTGCTCCGCGTAAGAACGTGGATGTGATGAAGGAGGTGATAGAGAATCTGCAAAACAAAG ATGAGGAAGGGAAGGATGCCTCAGGAAAGAAGAGCAAGAAGAAGAAGGCAAAGGGTGAAGAAGAAGAGGAGGCGGCAGTGGATGAGGAGAAGTCGGAGAAAAAGAAGAAGAAAGAGAAGAGGAAGATGGAGACAGAAGAGGAGAATGAGAAATCAGAGAAGAAGAAAAAGAAGAGCAAGTCTGCTGGAGGAGATGAGGAGACTGAAGATGGTGGTCAGAGCAAGAAGAAATCGAAGAAGAAGAAGTCCAAGAGTGAGGAATAG
- the LOC106331264 gene encoding actin-related protein 6: MSNNIVVLDNGGGLIKAGQGGERDPLVVIPNCLFKPLSSKKFIFPPPLSDADVDIDLTSAAVRRPIDRGYLINPDLQRDIWSHLFTSLLRITPTSSSLLLTEPPLSIPSVQRATDELVFEDFGFSSLYVANPQSLVHLYEASRQPGSILSRTQCSLVVDCGFSFTHAVPVLHNFTLNYAVKRIDLGGKAFTNYLKELVSYRSINVMDQTFLMDDAKEKLCFVSLDLHRDLNLARERRTGNVIKSTYVLPDGVTHTKGYLKDPQSANNFLTLGLSDEGPNSVMDKVDGEKKKADMNKNEIDLTNERFLVPETLFHPADLGMNQAGLAECIVRAVSSCHSYLQPVLYQSIILTGGSTLFPQLKERLERELRPLVPDHFDVKITTQEDPILGVWRGGSLLASSPDFESMCVTKAEYEELGSARCRRRFFH, from the exons ATGTCGAACAACATAGTGGTACTAGACAACGGCGGTGGCCTCATCAAAGCCGGCCAAGGCGGCGAGCGCGATCCCCTCGTCGTCATCCCGAACTGCCTCTTCAAACCTCTCTCCTCCAAGAAATTCATATTTCCTCCTCCTCTCTCCGACGCAGACGTCGACATCGACCTCACCTCCGCCGCCGTACGCCGCCCCATCGACCGAGGCTACCTCATAAACCCCGACCTGCAACGCGACATCTGGTCACACCTCTTCACATCTCTCCTCCGCATCACCCCCACCTCCTCCTCCCTCCTCCTCACCGAGCCGCCGCTCTCCATCCCTTCCGTCCAACGCGCCACCGACGAGCTCGTCTTCGAGGATTTCGGCTTCTCTTCCCTCTACGTCGCTAATCCTCAGTCACTCGTCCATCTCTACGAGGCTAGTCGCCAGCCAGGCTCCATCCTCTCGCGGACTCAGTGTAGCCTCGTCGTGGATTGTGGCTTCTCCTTCACTCACGCCGTCCCCGTCCTCCACAACTTCACGCTCAACTACGCCGTCAAGAGGATCGATCTCGGAGGCAAAGCTTTCACTAATTACTTGAAGGAATTGGTGTCTTATCGATCCATAAATGTGATGGATCAAACTTTCTTGATGGATGATGCTAAAGAGAAGCTCTGCTTCGTCTCTCTTGACCTCCACCGTGATCTCAACCTTGCTCG GGAGCGGCGTACTGGGAACGTGATAAAGTCTACGTATGTTCTTCCTGATGGTGTCACACATACCAAAGGTTATCTCAAAGATCCTCAATCTGCCAACAACTTCCTTACTTTAGGGTTATCAGATGAAGGACCTAACAGTGTCATGGATAAGGTTGACGGTGAGAAGAAGAAGGCTGACATGAACAAAAAC GAGATTGACTTGACAAATGAGCGTTTTCTTGTACCTGAGACTTTATTCCACCCTGCAGATCTAG GGATGAATCAGGCGGGACTTGCAGAGTGCATTGTCCGAGCTGTTAGCTCATGCCATTCTTACTTGCAACCTGTTTTGTACCAAAG CATCATCTTAACCGGTGGAAGCACTTTATTTCCTCAACTTAAGGAGAGGCT TGAAAGAGAGCTTCGACCACTTGTCCCAGACCACTTTGATGTCAAGATAACAACTCAGGAGGA CCCCATACTAGGTGTATGGAGAGGGGGTTCACTTTTGGCTTCGAGCCCAGATTTTGAGTCTATGTGTGTCACCAAGGCTGAATACGAAGAACTTGGATCAGCTCGATGTCGGAGAAGATTCTTTCACTGA